The Phaeodactylum tricornutum CCAP 1055/1 chromosome 2, whole genome shotgun sequence DNA window GGTGTAGTAAATCGCGGGCCCGGGCGGGATTTCTCGGCACGACGTAGGGAACGTCGCGTGCCGGTTCCCGGGTGCGATCTGGTTCGTGTTCCCGCTGCACGAGTGGTGCGAGTCCCCGGGCTTCCTGAGGCGAGACGTTGTCGGCTGTCTTGTTCACCTTATCGCCGCGGAGGAGCATGGCGGCGAGTGTGTAGCAGGAAATGGAATCGCCGTCGTCGCAGTTGTCTTGGTAGAGCGCCATGGCCTTGACGGGATCGTGAGGTATGCCACTGTGCGGTCCGCCGAGTGCGTCGGGTCGGGTGCAGAGTATTTGTGCCTGCAAGTAACAGGCTCCGCCGTGTTTTCCGCGACAGGCGCGGTCGAATAGTTGGTAGGCGCGGGCGCGATCGGCGGGGACTCCGCCCTTGCCGGTCATGAGCATTTTGGCGAGATTGAAGCATCCGGCGGGGTAGGCGATGGTGTGGTCGATGAGTACGCCGTTGGGGGATTTGTCGTTTTTGGGTCGGAAGCAGACGTTCTCGTAGAgttcggcggcggcgcggTGTTGGCGTTCAAAGAGCGAAAGGTACTCGCCGGTGGCGAAACAGGCGACGAGCGGTCCCCGGCCGTCGTCGCAGGCTTGTTTGTAGTCTTCCACCTGTTGACGAGATTCGTCGTCAATGACGTTGGGGAGTTCGGCCGCGATTTTGTCGAGGGCGTCATATTCGTGCCCCGTGGGGGTGGGGTACAGCGgtgttgacgacgacgggtCGGCGTCGTTCGTGGACTCGGTGTTCCGATGCGACGAGTCCGGTGGCggggacgacgactgggaagCTCCCATGAGTGTTATTGTTGCACGATTGTTGAGATACTGCTGCTGTAGGAGTGTGACCGTGCGAAGCGCAAATTGTCGATGCCAATGAACATGTATAGTATAGTAGTCGGACGAATGTTGGTGCTTAGTCTTCGACGGCAAGGGACCCGACCCGACCGTTCCAGAGCCCTTTCCGTTGCTGTGAGTCACATAACATACCCATCCCACTCCACACCCCTTGGTAAAGGAGGCCACGGTGGGGTTCGAATCTACCAGTTGCGACATTTATAGAAGAACGAATAGGTCCCGTTTCCCGTTGGGTCTGGTCCACCGCTCGCGAGGGACGGGGACATCGTCACGCCTTTTCCGGGTTAGAGACGGTTGCCAGACAGACGCAAAAGTTGAACTTGCAGCTTGGCCGAGCCAACGTTGGATCGCCGTCGTACACAACGGTACGGAGCCTGTCGTACGGGCCGGGGCGGGTCGTCGGTGCCAGTCTACAGTACCTACAGCagtacctacctacctacctacatTCCTACTTACTGACGGTACCGTGCGGTGTCGTTCGGCCTTCCCTCCTCGCcgggaagaagaaaaacgcTCCGGCGGAAAGCAATACCTCCTCTAGAGAGGGTGTGTTTTCGACACTGAACGTGGTCGTTTTCCACCCTGGTTCCATTTTCCAGAGTTGCCTTCTCTCGTGTTTGTGTGTCTCTGGATTCGTTGTAGACCACCACCCTACTGCTATATACACTTTCACTATCACTACCTTTACTACTGCTGCTACTtatactgctgctgctgtgatGAGATTCGTTTCGATCGTAGCGACGCTGGCGGCGGTGACCGTTCCCACAACGTCCTTTTCCGTGACACCGTCCGGAGTCGGGAATCGTCTCCGACTGCGTCCCGCCGTCGTCGCGACGTCGTCAGCGTTGGCCGTGGCGGCCGACCTGGGAGAAATCCGTAAACGCACACGCGAGGTACGTGGCCGCCGAGACTGCGGGTGTGAGCGATGTGGcatccccccccccccccccctgaCCCCCCTGTTTCTCTCTGTATTGATTTTGATTCCTACACTCTCTCCAGGAACGTCTGGAAGCCGCTTCCAAGGGATTGCAGGTACACTGTGTGGGTCTTAGCATTCACCACGCATCGGTGGAAGTCCGCGAAAAGCTCGCCATTGCCGAAGCCGACTGGAACGCCGCTTCGAACCAAATATGTGAGGATGGCGTTGTCGCCGAGGCCGCCGTACTCTCCACCTGCAACCGATTCGAAGTCTACTACGCCGCCACCGACCCCCGCGCCGCCATGGCACACGTCACCTCATACCTCGCTAACCGATCCGGACTGCCCGTATCCGTACTGCGACAGAACTTGTTCATGCTCAGTGGCGACGACGCCGTATGGCACGTCATGCGGGTTGCCGGAGGACTCGACAGTTTGATCGTCGGAGAAGGACAGATTCTCTCGCAAGTCCGACAGTGCTACCTGCATTCCGTAGAAGACGATGGATGCGGTGGAAAAGTTCTCGCACGACTGTTGAACAACGCACTCGCCGCCGGCAAACGCGTCCGCTCCGAAACCGCCATTGCCAAAGGATCCGTCAGTATTAGTTCCGCCGCCGTTGAGCTTTCCGAAATGCTTTCGCAACAAGATTTGCAGTTGCCCTTTTCCGAAGCGCGCTTGGCCGTCGTGGGCGCCGGAAAAATGACCCGACTCCTCGTCACCCATCTGGCCTCCCGTGGACTCGAACGTATCACCATTGTCAACCGCAGTCTGGGACGACCGCAGGAACTACAGGAACAGTTCCCCGACGTGGACATTGAAGTCAAACTCATGGAAGATCTATGGGACGTCGTGGGCCGCTCCGATATCGTATACACGGCCACGTCGGCCGTGGATTACGTCATTGACGAACAGAAACTCGAAGCCAACGGTTTGGTCGGGGGACACCCACTCATGTTGGTGGACATTGCCGTCCCCCGCAACGTCGGGGATGATTGTAAAGTGGTACGTGACTGTCAACACAATTGTGGGATGCCTTCGGCACTGTTGCGGGATAAGGATAGATACTCGTGCCGTGTGCTGCCGCCGCCTTGCCCGTTTCGTGccatacacacacaaactCATACTTACACCGCTCCTTACCCTACTCTACTATGCGACAGCTTCCCAACGTGGCCGCGTACAATGTTGACGACCTCAAGGCCGTGGTGGCCAAGAATACGGCCATGCGCCAACGCGAAATGCTCGAGGCCGAGGACCTCCTCCGCGAAGAAACGGACGCCTTTGTTACCTGGCGCGAGAGTCTATCCGCCATTCCCACCATTAACCAGTTGCAGGAACGCGCCAACGCCTTTCGCGAAGAAGAACTCAAACGCTGCACCCGCAAACTGTCCGGCGCCAATCTCAGCGAAAAGGAACTCGAAGCGGTCGAGCGACTGTCACGGGGTATCGTCAACAAGCTCCTGCACGGACCCATGGCGCATTTGCGCAAAACGGAATCCGTCGAAGGCAAACAGGCTACCTTGAAGGAATTGAGTGCCATGTTTCGattagaagaagaagaagccgcgAACAATGGACGAAGACGCCGACGATCCTAAACACGgacgacacacacacacactctctCTCTCGAGCCCTCTTGTTCGACACACACGCGCAATCTTTTTTTGAATACCATCTCTTACGATATAGCTTGCCCCATTGTTATTTTTTACTattgttgttcttgttctTATTGCCCCGACCCCGATACGCAACTCTATTCGTGCGCGTTGGCTTGTAGATGAGTGGAAAGGCATACCAATGTCGAGGCGAGGGTCCGGGCGGACTATGTTGGTCAACGGCTAGCTGGTCTGACCGTCGATCGACAAAGGTAGCATGCAACCACTCGTGGGAACCAATGGAATCGCGTTTTCGGCCACC harbors:
- a CDS encoding predicted protein, with the translated sequence MGASQSSSPPPDSSHRNTESTNDADPSSSTPLYPTPTGHEYDALDKIAAELPNVIDDESRQQVEDYKQACDDGRGPLVACFATGEYLSLFERQHRAAAELYENVCFRPKNDKSPNGVLIDHTIAYPAGCFNLAKMLMTGKGGVPADRARAYQLFDRACRGKHGGACYLQAQILCTRPDALGGPHSGIPHDPVKAMALYQDNCDDGDSISCYTLAAMLLRGDKVNKTADNVSPQEARGLAPLVQREHEPDRTREPARDVPYVVPRNPARARDLLHQACTTGSHVTSCHNLAVMYTHGDDGVPADAEKAEYYKQKTQEKIDIFGGF
- the HemA gene encoding glutamyl-trna reductase (second step in heme biosynthesis, contains ER signal peptide (SignalP score 0.994), putatively chloroplast targeted); amino-acid sequence: MRFVSIVATLAAVTVPTTSFSVTPSGVGNRLRLRPAVVATSSALAVAADLGEIRKRTREERLEAASKGLQVHCVGLSIHHASVEVREKLAIAEADWNAASNQICEDGVVAEAAVLSTCNRFEVYYAATDPRAAMAHVTSYLANRSGLPVSVLRQNLFMLSGDDAVWHVMRVAGGLDSLIVGEGQILSQVRQCYLHSVEDDGCGGKVLARLLNNALAAGKRVRSETAIAKGSVSISSAAVELSEMLSQQDLQLPFSEARLAVVGAGKMTRLLVTHLASRGLERITIVNRSLGRPQELQEQFPDVDIEVKLMEDLWDVVGRSDIVYTATSAVDYVIDEQKLEANGLVGGHPLMLVDIAVPRNVGDDCKVLPNVAAYNVDDLKAVVAKNTAMRQREMLEAEDLLREETDAFVTWRESLSAIPTINQLQERANAFREEELKRCTRKLSGANLSEKELEAVERLSRGIVNKLLHGPMAHLRKTESVEGKQATLKELSAMFRLEEEEAANNGRRRRRS